In Marinomonas posidonica IVIA-Po-181, a single window of DNA contains:
- a CDS encoding cytochrome-c peroxidase — MIFRISLGITAAILLAACSEPSQVVSQTKVVKQVKTPQHKASKELPIPVSDPKALLGSQLFFDTNLSKERNQSCATCHAIATAFVDKRIEALEGAVSLGSDGHSMGGRNAPTAGYAAFSPAFHQMSNGEYRGGQFLDGRASGLVEQAQGPFVNPAEMALPNGDAVVQRVKESPQYLQSFNALYGEGVLDDPKAGYDAIADAIASFEKTELFMPFDSKYDRALRGEVTLTPQEELGKTLFFSQQFTNCNACHQLNSSPLNQQETFTNYEYRNIGVPANPALVAQNGGAIDRGLLDNPDINDPKQAGKFKVPSLRNVAVTGPYMHNGVFKDLRTVVLFYDKYNNPTRTINPETGKPWAEPEVADNIDFVELEKGPALPDQRVDAIVAFLQTLTDQRYESLLEGSSAAEN; from the coding sequence ATGATTTTTCGAATTTCTTTGGGCATAACTGCCGCTATTTTATTGGCTGCTTGCAGTGAGCCAAGCCAAGTTGTCAGTCAAACTAAAGTGGTTAAGCAGGTTAAAACGCCTCAGCATAAGGCGTCTAAAGAGTTGCCTATCCCTGTGTCAGATCCAAAAGCCTTGTTGGGATCACAGTTATTTTTTGATACCAATTTATCAAAAGAGCGAAATCAATCTTGTGCAACATGTCATGCAATCGCCACGGCGTTTGTTGATAAGCGCATTGAGGCTTTAGAGGGTGCGGTATCCTTGGGCAGTGATGGTCATTCAATGGGTGGCCGTAATGCTCCAACGGCGGGTTATGCTGCCTTTTCCCCGGCTTTTCATCAAATGTCTAACGGCGAATACCGTGGTGGACAGTTCTTGGATGGCCGAGCTTCAGGATTGGTGGAACAAGCTCAAGGCCCATTCGTAAATCCGGCTGAAATGGCTTTGCCAAATGGTGATGCTGTTGTTCAGAGGGTGAAAGAAAGCCCTCAATATCTACAGTCCTTCAATGCCTTATATGGTGAAGGGGTCTTGGATGATCCTAAAGCGGGCTATGATGCCATTGCTGATGCCATCGCTAGCTTTGAGAAAACCGAACTCTTTATGCCATTCGATTCAAAATATGATAGAGCGTTACGTGGAGAAGTGACATTGACGCCGCAGGAAGAATTGGGAAAGACCTTATTTTTCTCACAACAGTTTACCAACTGTAATGCTTGTCACCAATTGAATAGCTCACCCTTAAATCAGCAAGAAACCTTTACAAATTACGAATACCGAAATATTGGTGTGCCTGCGAATCCGGCCTTAGTTGCGCAGAACGGCGGTGCCATTGACCGTGGGTTATTGGATAACCCTGATATCAATGATCCTAAGCAAGCGGGTAAGTTCAAAGTTCCTTCTTTGCGAAACGTCGCGGTGACAGGGCCCTATATGCATAATGGGGTGTTTAAAGATCTGCGTACTGTGGTGTTGTTCTATGACAAATATAACAATCCAACGCGTACGATTAATCCAGAAACTGGAAAGCCTTGGGCAGAACCGGAAGTGGCGGACAATATTGACTTTGTCGAGTTGGAAAAAGGTCCAGCGCTTCCTGATCAGCGAGTTGATGCGATTGTGGCTTTCTTGCAGACACTGACCGATCAACGCTATGAGTCTCTATTGGAAGGCTCCAGTGCTGCTGAAAATTAG
- a CDS encoding aldo/keto reductase: MMKYMSLGRTGLEVSRVCLGTMTWGTQNTQADADEQIEYALDNGVNFMDTAEMYSVPPSPQTYGKTETIIGDWLSRHPSKRDDFVLATKIAGPGLSYVRDGGPITGQAVIDAVDASLKRLQTDYIDLYQLHWPNRVSPHFAKHFPNRIRFTNVDGAEHSNQMLDILQGIDACVKAGKIRHFGLSDDTTWGINEYIRLSEQHNLPRVASIQNEFSLLHAKDWPYLVENCVHEDVAYLPWSPLAAGALTGKYLGGARPAGSRWSYEQRNGTFRDTPLVDKAVSAYLDVAKAYNMTPAQLALAWCDQVDGVTSTIIGATSLDQLKEDMAAFDMALSEQALKDIMTVFKEYPVPF, translated from the coding sequence ATGATGAAATATATGTCATTAGGGCGAACGGGGTTAGAGGTTTCAAGGGTTTGTTTGGGGACTATGACCTGGGGAACTCAAAACACGCAAGCGGATGCAGATGAGCAGATTGAATATGCTTTAGATAACGGCGTTAACTTTATGGATACGGCAGAGATGTACTCTGTGCCTCCGTCACCACAGACTTACGGTAAAACTGAAACCATTATTGGTGATTGGTTATCTCGACATCCTTCTAAGCGTGATGATTTTGTTTTGGCTACCAAAATAGCTGGGCCGGGATTGAGTTATGTGCGTGATGGTGGTCCTATTACTGGACAGGCTGTGATTGATGCAGTGGATGCTTCATTAAAGCGGCTGCAGACAGATTACATCGATTTATATCAATTGCACTGGCCTAACCGTGTGTCTCCTCATTTTGCCAAACACTTTCCAAACCGGATTCGTTTTACGAATGTGGATGGTGCAGAGCACTCTAATCAGATGTTGGATATTTTGCAGGGCATCGATGCGTGTGTAAAAGCAGGCAAGATTCGCCATTTTGGTTTGTCTGACGATACCACGTGGGGCATTAACGAATATATTCGTTTGAGTGAGCAGCACAACTTGCCAAGAGTGGCATCGATTCAAAACGAGTTTAGTCTATTGCATGCCAAAGATTGGCCTTACCTAGTTGAAAACTGTGTTCATGAAGATGTCGCCTATTTACCTTGGTCACCATTGGCCGCAGGGGCGTTAACAGGTAAATACCTTGGTGGCGCTCGTCCTGCAGGGAGTCGATGGAGTTATGAGCAGCGTAACGGTACTTTCCGTGACACCCCCTTGGTCGATAAGGCGGTTTCAGCGTATTTAGACGTTGCTAAGGCTTATAATATGACGCCAGCACAATTGGCATTGGCCTGGTGTGATCAAGTGGATGGTGTAACTTCGACCATTATTGGGGCGACGTCATTAGATCAATTGAAAGAGGACATGGCTGCCTTTGACATGGCCCTTAGTGAGCAGGCATTAAAAGACATCATGACGGTCTTTAAAGAGTATCCTGTGCCTTTCTAA
- the fusA gene encoding elongation factor G yields MADLSKYRNIGIFAHVDAGKTTTTERILKLTGIIHKIGEVHEGESTTDFMEQEAERGITIQSAAVSCFWKDHRFNVIDTPGHVDFTVEVYRSLKVLDGGVGVFCGSGGVEPQSETNWRYANESEVARLIFVNKLDRLGASFYRVVDQVKNVLGATPLVMVLPIGTEDEFVGVVDLLTRKAYIWDESGQPENYKVEDVPADMVDQVEEYREALIETAVEQDDDLMMAYMEGEEPSMEDLKRCIRKGTRDLAFFPTYCGSAFKNKGMQLLLDAVVDYLPSPTDVVPQDLTDEEGNANGEKAIVSADEPFKALAFKIMDDRFGALTFVRVYSGVINKGDTILNSFTGKTERVGRMVEMQADDRKEISRAQAGDIMAIVGMKNVQTGHTLCDPKHPCTLEAMVFPEPVISISVTPKDKGGNEKMGIAIGKMVAEDPTFRVETDQDSGETILRGMGELHLDIKVDILKRTYGVDLVVGQPQVAYRETITKEVEDTYTHKKQSGGSGQFGKIDYRIKPGELGSGFTFSSSVVGGNVPKEFFPAVEKGFKSMMEEGVLAGFPVLDVEVELFDGGFHAVDSSAIAFEIAAKGAFRQSIPKAGPQLIEPIMKVDVFTPDDHVGDVIGDLNRRRGMIKDQEKGATGVRIKADVPLSEMFGYISSLRTMTSGRGQFSMEFSHYLPCPSNVAETVIAAQKEKKSQE; encoded by the coding sequence ATGGCTGACTTATCAAAATACAGAAACATCGGTATTTTTGCCCACGTAGACGCGGGTAAAACAACCACAACAGAACGTATTCTTAAACTTACTGGTATTATCCATAAAATCGGTGAAGTACATGAAGGTGAATCTACAACAGACTTCATGGAACAAGAAGCAGAGCGCGGTATTACCATCCAATCTGCTGCGGTTAGTTGTTTCTGGAAAGACCACCGTTTCAACGTTATCGACACACCTGGACACGTTGACTTCACAGTAGAAGTATACCGTTCACTTAAAGTTCTTGACGGTGGTGTTGGTGTATTCTGTGGTTCTGGTGGTGTTGAGCCACAATCTGAAACTAACTGGCGCTACGCAAACGAATCTGAAGTAGCTCGTTTGATCTTCGTTAACAAACTAGACCGTCTAGGCGCAAGCTTCTACCGCGTTGTTGACCAAGTTAAAAACGTTCTAGGTGCGACACCTCTTGTGATGGTTCTGCCAATCGGTACAGAAGATGAATTCGTTGGTGTGGTTGACCTACTGACTCGTAAAGCATACATCTGGGACGAAAGTGGACAGCCTGAAAACTACAAAGTTGAAGACGTTCCTGCCGACATGGTTGACCAAGTTGAAGAATACCGCGAAGCATTGATTGAAACAGCGGTTGAACAAGACGACGACCTAATGATGGCTTACATGGAAGGCGAAGAGCCTTCAATGGAAGACCTTAAGCGCTGTATCCGTAAAGGTACTCGTGACCTTGCGTTCTTCCCAACTTACTGTGGTTCTGCCTTCAAAAACAAAGGCATGCAACTTCTTCTTGACGCAGTAGTTGATTACCTACCTAGCCCAACAGATGTTGTTCCACAAGATCTTACGGATGAAGAAGGTAATGCAAACGGCGAAAAAGCCATTGTTTCTGCTGACGAACCTTTCAAAGCACTTGCATTCAAAATCATGGATGACCGTTTCGGCGCCTTGACTTTCGTACGCGTATACTCTGGTGTGATCAACAAAGGCGACACAATTCTAAACAGCTTCACAGGCAAAACAGAACGTGTTGGCCGTATGGTTGAGATGCAAGCCGATGACCGTAAAGAAATCAGTCGCGCGCAAGCGGGTGATATCATGGCCATCGTAGGCATGAAAAACGTACAAACTGGTCACACTCTTTGTGATCCTAAGCACCCTTGTACGCTTGAAGCCATGGTATTCCCAGAGCCTGTAATCTCTATCTCTGTTACACCTAAAGACAAAGGTGGTAACGAGAAAATGGGTATTGCAATTGGTAAAATGGTTGCAGAAGATCCAACGTTCCGTGTAGAAACTGATCAAGATTCTGGCGAAACAATCCTACGTGGTATGGGTGAACTTCACCTAGACATCAAAGTGGATATCTTGAAACGTACTTATGGTGTAGACCTAGTTGTTGGTCAACCACAGGTTGCTTACCGTGAAACCATCACGAAAGAAGTTGAAGATACCTACACGCACAAGAAACAATCTGGTGGTTCTGGTCAATTCGGTAAGATCGATTACCGCATCAAACCAGGCGAGCTAGGCTCTGGCTTCACCTTCTCTTCTTCTGTTGTGGGCGGTAACGTACCGAAAGAATTCTTCCCAGCAGTAGAAAAAGGCTTTAAGTCTATGATGGAAGAAGGCGTTCTAGCAGGTTTCCCTGTACTAGACGTTGAAGTTGAGTTGTTCGACGGTGGTTTCCACGCAGTTGACTCCTCTGCTATTGCCTTCGAAATCGCCGCTAAAGGCGCTTTCCGTCAGTCTATCCCGAAAGCGGGTCCTCAGTTGATCGAGCCTATCATGAAAGTTGACGTGTTCACGCCAGACGATCACGTTGGTGACGTAATCGGTGACTTGAACCGTCGTCGTGGCATGATCAAAGACCAAGAGAAAGGTGCAACTGGCGTTCGTATTAAAGCCGACGTTCCTCTTTCTGAAATGTTTGGTTACATCAGTTCACTACGTACAATGACATCTGGTCGCGGTCAGTTCTCTATGGAGTTCTCTCACTACCTACCATGTCCTTCTAACGTAGCTGAAACGGTTATTGCTGCGCAAAAAGAGAAGAAAAGCCAAGAATAA
- a CDS encoding cation:proton antiporter: MTEVSIVHSFFLIFAGAAVVASLALYTRQPMIIAYIALGVLLGPSALSLIDEPKLMDEMSHIGIIFLLFLLGLDMQPSHLLNMLKKASWVALLSSAIFAALGYLVSFLCGYSQIESLIIGVAMMFSSTIVCIKLLPTTVLHHKHTGELVVGLLLLQDLIAIAVLLVLYSMSGNDHAGIMNYLKPLIGLPLLICASFLFVKYILLKLITRFDRFHEYIFLVSIGWCLSMAVLAETAGLSAEMGAFIAGVSLATSPISQYIATHLKPLRDFFLILFFFSIGASFNLDLLGAVILPALILAVGAMLIKPVIFRYLLKGMKEDSNTAWEVGFRLGQVSEFSLLIAYLAANIGLLGQEASHVIQATAILSFALSTYVVILNYPTPIAISDKLRRD, translated from the coding sequence ATGACAGAAGTTTCGATTGTCCACTCCTTTTTCCTAATATTTGCTGGAGCGGCAGTCGTTGCTTCACTCGCTTTGTATACTCGACAACCAATGATTATTGCTTACATCGCCCTTGGCGTCTTGCTCGGCCCTTCTGCCCTATCTTTAATTGACGAACCCAAACTCATGGACGAAATGAGCCACATAGGCATCATTTTCCTACTCTTTTTATTGGGTTTGGATATGCAGCCCAGCCACCTTCTTAATATGCTAAAGAAAGCCTCCTGGGTGGCGCTTTTAAGCTCAGCAATATTTGCAGCACTTGGCTATCTGGTATCATTCTTATGTGGTTATAGCCAAATCGAAAGCCTTATTATTGGTGTGGCCATGATGTTCTCTAGCACCATAGTATGCATCAAGCTGCTACCCACTACGGTATTACATCATAAACACACAGGTGAATTGGTCGTTGGCTTATTACTGCTGCAAGACTTAATCGCCATTGCAGTGCTGCTCGTCTTATATAGCATGTCCGGGAATGACCATGCCGGCATTATGAACTATTTAAAACCCCTCATTGGCTTGCCACTTTTAATCTGCGCCTCTTTTTTATTCGTTAAATACATTTTATTGAAGTTGATCACGCGCTTTGATCGCTTTCATGAATATATATTTTTGGTGTCTATCGGCTGGTGTTTATCCATGGCGGTATTGGCCGAGACTGCCGGGCTGTCTGCTGAGATGGGGGCCTTCATCGCTGGCGTAAGTCTAGCCACAAGTCCTATTTCACAATACATAGCAACACACCTAAAACCACTGCGGGATTTCTTTTTAATTCTTTTCTTCTTCTCTATTGGGGCCAGCTTCAATTTAGATTTACTCGGAGCCGTTATCTTGCCAGCCTTGATTTTGGCGGTTGGCGCCATGCTGATTAAGCCAGTTATCTTCCGTTATCTATTAAAAGGCATGAAAGAAGATTCAAATACCGCTTGGGAAGTTGGCTTTCGCCTTGGACAGGTGAGTGAGTTTTCTCTACTGATCGCCTATTTAGCAGCCAACATTGGTCTACTGGGGCAAGAAGCATCCCATGTTATTCAAGCAACCGCTATTTTAAGCTTTGCACTCTCAACCTATGTGGTCATCCTAAACTACCCTACGCCGATTGCCATCTCAGATAAACTCAGGAGAGATTAA
- a CDS encoding TIGR04211 family SH3 domain-containing protein encodes MHLISLLVGSVLSASAPAATVYVSDIQFVAIREGQDNSTRAVERGIKSGTPLEVLEQSNGYSKVRTPNGAEGWVADYYLSDDMVTRDHLEELQKRLTTAIQRRNNISNELKESQAQTTSLLEAQSELQQENQALKAQLENVQSIAEKAEIIVSQNDTVTYQIESLKQQADIAKQNSLHLQNNHQQKWFMIGVGTLFGGLLLGAFLPLIRRKKAGKGSW; translated from the coding sequence ATGCACCTAATTAGCCTATTAGTAGGCAGTGTTTTATCCGCTTCTGCTCCTGCGGCAACCGTATATGTTTCCGACATTCAGTTTGTGGCTATTCGAGAAGGACAAGACAATAGCACCAGAGCCGTCGAGCGTGGAATCAAAAGCGGTACGCCGTTAGAAGTTTTAGAACAATCTAACGGCTACAGCAAAGTACGCACACCAAATGGTGCCGAAGGTTGGGTCGCTGATTACTACCTATCCGACGACATGGTAACTCGTGATCACTTAGAAGAATTGCAAAAACGCCTTACAACAGCCATCCAACGTCGCAATAATATTAGTAATGAGCTAAAAGAAAGCCAAGCACAAACAACGTCATTATTAGAGGCGCAATCCGAGCTACAACAGGAAAACCAAGCATTAAAAGCACAGCTTGAAAATGTTCAATCCATTGCTGAAAAAGCCGAAATCATTGTGTCACAAAATGACACCGTCACTTATCAAATAGAAAGCCTTAAACAACAAGCTGACATTGCCAAACAAAACAGCCTTCATTTACAGAACAATCACCAACAAAAATGGTTTATGATCGGTGTCGGCACCCTCTTCGGTGGACTATTGCTTGGCGCCTTTCTCCCGTTAATCAGACGCAAAAAAGCAGGCAAAGGCAGCTGGTAA
- a CDS encoding DUF934 domain-containing protein: protein MPKLIKDGAIIDNQYEWQQDPEAVISANSIVSAQKWLAEKDTLGDVAGIWLEAGDGTDILNDVDLNQFDVIGIHFPAFADGRGFSYARLLRERFNYQGEVRALGDFIPDQLGYLLRVGFNGFQFAEEVDLEKALLLHKPFSVAYQGDVADPRPIFLRR, encoded by the coding sequence ATGCCAAAACTAATTAAAGATGGCGCCATCATCGACAATCAATACGAATGGCAACAAGACCCAGAAGCCGTCATATCAGCAAACAGTATTGTCAGTGCGCAAAAATGGCTCGCCGAGAAAGACACACTAGGTGACGTTGCAGGTATTTGGCTAGAAGCTGGTGATGGCACAGACATCTTGAACGACGTGGATCTAAACCAGTTTGATGTCATCGGTATTCACTTTCCAGCTTTCGCAGATGGTCGTGGTTTCAGCTATGCTCGCCTACTAAGAGAGCGCTTCAACTATCAAGGTGAAGTCAGAGCACTCGGCGACTTTATTCCAGATCAATTAGGCTATTTATTGCGCGTTGGCTTTAATGGCTTTCAATTCGCAGAAGAAGTGGATTTGGAAAAAGCACTATTGCTACACAAACCATTTTCAGTCGCCTACCAAGGTGATGTAGCAGACCCAAGACCAATATTTTTACGTCGCTAG
- a CDS encoding nitrite/sulfite reductase, with protein sequence MYQYDAIDQQLVEERVAQFRDQTRRYLNEELSEQEFLPLRLQNGLYVQRYAPMLRIAIPYGMLSSTQLRKLADISRRYDRAYGHFSTRQNLQLNWPKLEDVPDILAELADVQMHAVQTSGNCIRNTTTDQYAGVISDEVVDPRPYCELIRQWSTFHPEFAFLPRKFKIAVNATESADRAATQVHDIGLHIKKNEAGEIGFKVIVGGGLGRTPMVGVTISEFVPREDLLTYLDAIIRVYNQQGRRDNKYKARIKILVKALGIEEFRRRVDAEWAHLRGSESTVPMSEFERLASFFTEPAYQSLVNQPEVLVSKLADSAGFARWYERNTFEHKQAGYRIVTLTLKKAGQAPGDATAEQMEKAANLADQFSFGELRVSHEQNLVLADVRQDQLIELWEAAKDAGFATPTLGLLTDMICCPGGDFCALANAKSIPIAAQIQDTFSDLDYLYDLGNIDLNISGCMNACGHHHVGNIGILGVDKKGEEFYQVSIGGASGHDASIGKILGPSFAQEEISGVIQKLMQVYVDNRSAEERFIDTFRRVGIAAFKEAAYAKTN encoded by the coding sequence ATGTATCAATACGACGCCATTGACCAACAGCTTGTTGAAGAGCGTGTTGCCCAGTTTCGCGACCAAACTCGTCGCTACCTGAACGAAGAGCTCAGCGAGCAAGAATTTTTGCCACTACGCTTACAAAACGGTCTTTATGTTCAGCGTTATGCGCCGATGCTGCGCATTGCCATTCCCTACGGCATGCTATCAAGCACACAACTTAGAAAACTAGCCGATATAAGTCGTCGCTACGACAGAGCTTACGGTCACTTCAGTACACGTCAAAATCTACAATTGAACTGGCCAAAACTAGAAGATGTGCCAGACATCTTGGCTGAACTGGCAGACGTTCAAATGCATGCTGTTCAAACCAGTGGCAACTGTATTCGTAACACCACAACCGACCAATACGCTGGTGTCATTTCTGACGAAGTCGTTGACCCACGCCCTTATTGCGAATTAATTCGCCAATGGTCTACGTTTCACCCTGAATTTGCCTTCTTACCACGTAAGTTCAAAATTGCCGTCAATGCAACTGAGTCGGCTGACCGTGCAGCAACTCAAGTACATGACATTGGCTTACATATTAAAAAGAATGAAGCTGGCGAAATCGGCTTTAAGGTCATTGTCGGTGGCGGCTTAGGACGTACACCTATGGTTGGTGTCACGATCAGTGAATTTGTACCGCGCGAAGACTTGCTAACCTATCTAGATGCCATCATTCGTGTTTACAACCAACAAGGTCGTCGCGACAACAAATATAAGGCTCGAATTAAAATATTAGTAAAAGCACTCGGCATTGAAGAATTCCGACGCCGTGTAGATGCTGAATGGGCTCACCTTCGCGGTTCAGAAAGTACGGTTCCTATGAGTGAGTTCGAGCGCCTAGCCTCTTTCTTCACGGAACCCGCATATCAGAGCCTAGTGAATCAACCAGAGGTTTTAGTAAGCAAATTAGCAGACAGCGCTGGCTTTGCTCGTTGGTATGAGCGCAATACTTTTGAACACAAACAAGCGGGTTACCGTATCGTCACCCTTACCCTGAAAAAAGCAGGGCAAGCTCCGGGCGATGCGACCGCAGAGCAAATGGAAAAAGCAGCCAACTTAGCTGACCAATTCAGTTTTGGTGAATTACGCGTCAGCCATGAGCAAAATTTGGTCTTAGCGGATGTTCGTCAAGACCAACTTATTGAGCTTTGGGAAGCCGCCAAAGACGCCGGCTTTGCCACTCCAACTCTCGGTTTGCTAACGGATATGATTTGCTGCCCTGGCGGTGATTTTTGTGCCTTAGCCAATGCTAAGTCAATTCCTATCGCGGCACAGATTCAAGACACGTTCAGTGATCTTGATTACCTGTACGACCTAGGCAATATTGACCTAAACATTTCAGGCTGCATGAATGCATGTGGACACCACCATGTGGGTAACATTGGTATTCTAGGGGTTGATAAAAAAGGCGAAGAGTTTTATCAAGTTTCTATTGGTGGAGCCTCTGGGCACGATGCCAGCATTGGTAAAATCTTAGGCCCTTCATTTGCTCAAGAAGAAATTAGCGGTGTCATCCAAAAATTGATGCAAGTCTATGTCGATAACCGCTCGGCAGAAGAACGTTTTATCGATACTTTCCGTCGCGTTGGTATTGCCGCATTCAAGGAGGCTGCTTATGCCAAAACTAATTAA
- the nfuA gene encoding Fe-S biogenesis protein NfuA encodes MNITITDAAQEYLASLLEKQGVEGMAVRIFIQQPGTPYAETCLAYCRPDEVNETDEILNLPKLKVYIEKNSVNFLDEAFVDYATEKMGGQLTIKAPNAKMPKVTEDSPIEDQINYVLYSEINPGLAAHGGEVSLVEVIDGEVAVLKFGGGCQGCSAVDLTLKEGVEKTLIEKVAGLTAVKDSTDHTVTDNAFM; translated from the coding sequence ATGAACATTACTATTACCGACGCCGCTCAAGAATACCTTGCTTCTTTACTAGAAAAGCAGGGTGTCGAAGGTATGGCTGTGCGTATTTTTATCCAGCAACCGGGTACGCCATATGCAGAAACCTGTTTGGCTTATTGTCGCCCCGATGAAGTAAATGAAACGGATGAAATTCTGAATCTGCCAAAATTAAAAGTCTACATTGAGAAAAACTCAGTCAACTTTTTAGATGAAGCATTCGTGGATTACGCCACTGAGAAAATGGGCGGTCAGCTGACTATTAAAGCGCCTAATGCAAAAATGCCGAAAGTCACTGAAGACAGTCCGATTGAAGATCAGATCAACTATGTGTTGTATTCTGAAATCAACCCAGGATTGGCTGCACATGGTGGTGAAGTAAGTCTAGTGGAAGTGATTGACGGTGAAGTGGCTGTGTTGAAGTTTGGTGGTGGCTGTCAAGGTTGCAGTGCGGTTGATCTTACGTTGAAAGAAGGTGTTGAGAAAACCTTGATTGAAAAGGTTGCCGGTTTGACGGCGGTAAAAGATTCTACTGACCATACCGTGACGGATAACGCATTTATGTAA
- a CDS encoding 3-deoxy-7-phosphoheptulonate synthase, whose translation MSNKRLEDLNIASFDSLVTPSELKQALPISDTVSNHVAESRDTIKNIMDGKDHRLAIVIGPCSIHDTDAALDYAKRLKALSEKLDDSLFIIMRAYFEKPRTTVGWKGLINDPNLDGTFDIDKGIRIGRKLLIDLAELGLPLATEALDPISPQYIQDLISWSAIGARTTESQTHREMASGLSGPVGFKNGTDGSMTVAVNAMQSVSHGHSFLGINENGQVSIVNTKGNAYGHLVLRGGNGKPNYDAANIALSEAALTKANLKHNIMVDCSHENSNKQPERQITVMEDSTQQILAGNQSIMGLMIESNIGWGNQKVPADISNLEYGVSITDACIDWEATEKALTQMANELRSALPKRQRD comes from the coding sequence ATGAGTAACAAGCGTCTTGAAGACCTAAACATCGCTTCTTTTGATTCCTTGGTAACACCAAGTGAACTGAAACAAGCACTTCCAATCAGCGATACTGTCAGCAATCATGTTGCTGAGTCTCGCGACACCATCAAAAACATCATGGACGGCAAAGATCATCGTCTGGCCATCGTGATTGGACCATGCTCTATTCATGATACTGACGCCGCTCTGGATTATGCTAAGCGACTAAAAGCCTTATCTGAAAAGCTTGATGACAGTCTATTCATAATCATGCGCGCATATTTTGAAAAGCCCCGTACCACTGTTGGCTGGAAAGGCTTGATTAACGACCCGAATCTAGATGGCACCTTTGATATTGATAAAGGTATCCGTATTGGCCGTAAATTATTAATTGATTTAGCTGAGCTTGGCCTACCTTTGGCGACAGAAGCATTGGATCCAATTTCACCTCAATACATTCAGGATCTCATCAGCTGGTCAGCCATTGGTGCACGTACGACAGAATCACAAACTCACCGTGAAATGGCCTCCGGTCTATCTGGCCCTGTTGGTTTTAAAAATGGCACCGATGGCAGCATGACGGTCGCCGTTAATGCCATGCAATCTGTTTCCCATGGCCATTCATTCCTTGGCATCAATGAAAATGGTCAAGTCAGCATTGTTAACACAAAAGGCAATGCGTACGGACACTTAGTACTTCGTGGCGGGAATGGAAAGCCAAACTATGATGCCGCTAACATTGCGTTGAGTGAAGCCGCTTTGACGAAAGCCAATCTAAAACACAACATCATGGTTGACTGCTCACACGAAAATTCGAACAAACAACCTGAACGCCAAATCACAGTAATGGAAGATTCTACTCAGCAAATCCTAGCGGGTAACCAATCCATCATGGGGTTAATGATTGAAAGTAATATTGGTTGGGGCAATCAAAAAGTACCCGCTGATATTAGCAACCTAGAATACGGTGTTTCGATTACCGATGCTTGTATCGATTGGGAAGCAACCGAAAAAGCCTTAACTCAAATGGCTAACGAACTTCGAAGTGCATTACCAAAACGCCAACGCGACTAA
- a CDS encoding sulfite exporter TauE/SafE family protein, whose translation MEFIWYIFAGAVVGLAVGITGVGGGSLMTPLLLLFGFPPHIAVGTDLMYAGIAKSTGVVMHAKRGNVNWNIVFAMASGSIPASILTIWLLSQFDKPDHYQEILTTSLGLMLTLTAIVVLFRNKLIQSLKLNFTESKSRRIIMVCGFILGILVTLTSVGAGALGTAIMMLLFPLMRAKNIVGTDLAHAVPLTLIAGTGHIFLGNVDYTLLAALLIGSIPSIYLGTRIATHVPNKILQPILATALLSFGVKYLFF comes from the coding sequence ATGGAATTTATTTGGTACATTTTTGCGGGTGCAGTAGTTGGTTTAGCCGTTGGCATTACCGGTGTTGGCGGTGGATCGCTTATGACACCATTACTGCTACTTTTTGGCTTCCCACCGCACATCGCTGTTGGTACCGATCTAATGTATGCCGGTATTGCCAAAAGCACGGGCGTTGTGATGCATGCAAAACGCGGCAATGTAAATTGGAACATCGTATTTGCCATGGCATCAGGCAGCATCCCCGCTTCAATTCTGACAATTTGGCTGTTATCGCAATTCGATAAACCCGATCACTATCAAGAAATCCTCACCACAAGCCTAGGTTTAATGCTAACACTAACGGCCATTGTTGTACTTTTTCGAAATAAGCTTATCCAGTCTCTCAAACTCAATTTCACTGAAAGCAAAAGCCGCAGAATCATTATGGTATGCGGGTTTATCCTAGGCATATTAGTAACACTCACGTCGGTCGGAGCTGGCGCATTAGGCACAGCCATCATGATGCTTTTATTCCCATTGATGCGCGCCAAAAACATTGTTGGTACCGATCTTGCCCATGCCGTACCGCTCACCCTCATCGCCGGCACAGGACACATTTTCTTAGGCAATGTCGACTACACATTATTGGCCGCACTATTAATTGGCTCCATTCCTAGCATCTACCTAGGCACGCGCATTGCAACCCATGTTCCTAATAAAATACTACAGCCGATCTTAGCGACCGCCCTACTTTCATTTGGGGTAAAATACCTTTTCTTCTAA